The region TCCGCGCCGACATCCTCACCTGCCATGGACGAAACAGGAACAATCCTGCCTCGCGACTGCACCTGACCGTACTGGGCTGTTGTTTCGCTCAAAATCTGGTCGGCTGCAATCTTACCCTTGCCCGGTTTAAGATACACCGGTTCAATCCCGTCGGAAAGCCATTCAGGGTTCAAACCATGGGTTCTGTACAGCTTAATGAACCACTCCGCCGGAATGGAGCTTCTTCTTTTCGCATCAGAAATGCTTGACTGTCGAATATTCAAAATTTCGGCAAGCTGAACCTGAGTTCTTGTTCCGGTAGCCTTTTTGATTCTTTCCAAGCTTTCATCAAACCACTTTGACACGCCTACCTCCTGTGATAACAAAATATAAACAACTCAAAATTAATGTGCAATATGGCAACCTCATAAAGCAGATCGCTTACTTTGCATACAATCCTTTTTTTTAACATCAATGTAAAAGACTGCTAGCATGAAATTTATAAACAGGCAAAGCATTAAAGTACACGTAAATACAGCCGTAAATCACTGCAAAATAATAACGGCACACTTTCTATAATAGTAGTTTGAATAGTACAACTTCACTTTTAACGGCTATCATATTATGAACAACATCATTATAGACTGTGCAAAAGAGCAACGACTATTTTTATTTAACAAGACCGCTTTAAAAAAACTGGCTCCTTTATAAAAAACGTCTACCCGTTTCTAATTATCCCCTAGCGGAAGTATAAAATAAAAATTGTTACCTCCGTCTTGCGGTTCATAGCCGACTTCTCCACCATGCAGCTCAACCACCTGACGTACAAAGAACAATCCATGGCCGGAACCATATTCACTGCCTACATTTTCACTTCGGAAGCCGGGCTGAAAAAGCTTGCTGCGATTTTCTTCCGGAAGATGAGGACCGGTAGTAAAAACATTCAACTTCAGTCCGTCCCACCCGTTTTTAAAATAATCTTTTACAACTTCCCATCCGTAAGCAGTGAACTTATCACACCGACCGTCGCACATGGTATCTTCGCGGGTATATTTTACAGCATTCGAAAACAGATTGGCATAAACTTGAGAAATAAGCCCCACATCAGCAATGATGCGAACCTCTTGGTCCGGCACCCCTCCCATGCTGGTATCCAACCGGATTCCTCGCTCCTCAAATCTTGAACGATAGCGCTCCAGTTGAGGTTCTATGATCTGCTTAAGCAGATTGCAAGGACGCTTTTCAACAATATACCGTCCCTCCTCAAAATGCTGCCTACGTAAAAGAGTCTCCAGAAAAAGACTGGTTTGCTCATAATGACTGTGAATTTCATTAAACTGAAGGACAAGGCCGTTATAAAGCTGATCCAATTCATAACTGACTTCGTCCACGGACTTTCTGTACACCTCGCTGCGAAGGGTGCGGATATTTTCAATACGGTCCCGAAGCCGGTTGTAAAAGAGCTTAAAATACATATTCGGGACAATTACATTATGCCCCACGTCCTTAACCAGATTACGGACAAAGACCAAGTGCTCCTGTCCCTTGCGGCGTAAGAGCTTGCTGTGCAGCTGAAAACCGACCCGGTTTACAAATTTTTCAAAAAATAAAGACTGATGATCGGAGAGGTCTTCCATATTATAAAACTCAAAACATCCGATCACATCCCCGGCAGGCTTGAAAGGAAGCTGATCCACCAACTCGATATTACCCCGGATGGGAATAAAAAGGTGCCCGGCATTAAAGATCTTTTCCAGAGGAACGGAGCTGCATACCGGAGCACGAGTTTCTGTTCGCCCTACAGGGACGAATTCGTCCGGACCTTTAGCGAGATAAAGCCTACAGTCAAGACCAAAAAGAGTTCTCGGAACAGCAGTACTCACGGCAAAAAAATCTTCCAGTGAGTCAAATTCCTGTGCGAGGTCGAAGAAGATCATCAATGCCCGCTTTTCTGTCGCGGAAAAGGAATAATCCTTATAATCGTCCATTTTTTCGTGAATACGCCGCTGAATATGATGCATCTTATCCGGAGCGGGACCCAAAGGAAGCTGGAAACCTTCGCCTAGCGGACCTTCCTGCTCGTATGAAAAAACATCAACACTTTTCTTTTCACTACTCATAAATTTATCCGGGGTTCATGACATGAAGGGGCTACTACCCATTATACGATTACCGATAGAAAGGGGCAAGCAGTAAGATCTTTTTTACGGTCCTAACAATATTTACTGTATTCGCATTTTATGAGACAGTCCGCCCATCAAACCATTTTTAGGGAAACCATCATGCCCGAAATTATTCTCATTCAAATATCCGGCGCGGACAAACCCGGCCTGACCTCAGCTCTGACAGGGGTTCTGGCTGGCTACGGCATTGATATTCTGGACATCGGACAGAGTGTAATCCACAGCCAACTGGTGCTTGGCATACTAATCCGTATTCCGCCGGAATCGGAGTCAGCCCCTGTACTCAAGGACATTATGTTCAAAGGGTACGAGCTGGGGGTAAACGTTAAATTCAAGCCTACCCAGTCCGATAAGTACATGGCGTGGGTGAATGAACAGGGAAAACCAAGACACATTGCCACCCTTGTGGGTAACAAGCTCACCGGTTCCCATATTTCAAGAATTACAAAAATTATCGCGGACAACGGATTGAACATCGATATGATCCATCGACTCTCCGGACGTATTCCCATGAACGGTGAGCCTGCACCGAGACATGCCTGCGTTGAATTTTCCGTCCGCGGAATCCCAGAAGATCTGGATCGCATGCGGTCCAACTTTCTGGAAATGGCAGCTGAAGATCAGGTTGATATAGCTCTGCAGGAAGACAATGTGTTTCGCAGAAACAGACGGCTGGTGGCTTTCGATATGGACTCCACCCTTATCCAGACGGAAGTTATCGATGAGCTGGCCAGAGCGGCTGGTTCCGGTGAAAAAGTCAGCCGGATTACCGAATCAGCCATGCGCGGGGAAATCGACTTCAAGGAAAGCCTGCGTCAGCGTCTGGCAACCCTTAAAGGACTGGACGAATCTGTAATGGAAGAAATCGCACGCAGGCTGCCCATTACCGAAGGGGCCGAACGGCTCATCACCAACCTGAAAAAATTCGGCTACAAAACAGCCATCATCTCCGGCGGATTTACTTATTTCGGCGAAAAGCTGCAGGAAAAGCTGGGTGTGGATTACGTCTACGCCAACCGTCTTGAAATCAAGGACGGAAAGCTGACCGGCGGAGTCATCGGCGACATTGTGGACGGAGCTAAGAAAGCGGAACTATTATGTAAGATCGCGGAAAAAGAAAAGATCAGCCTGCAACAGTCCATTGCCGTGGGTGACGGAGCAAACGACCTGCCCATGCTTTCCATTGCCGGGCTGGGTATCGCCTTTCACGCTAAGCCCAAAGTCAAGCAGGATGCCCGCCAGTCCATCTCCCATTTCGGTCTTGATTCCATTCTTTACCTGATAGGTTTACGCGACAGGGATACGGATTAAGGCTCCCTGCTTTTTTACAGCATGTATTAAAAAAAGAATCCCCGGAAAGTACAACCTTCCGGGGATTTTTTCATGCCTTATTTTTGCTGATCCGCCTTTAACTGTCCACAGGCGGCTTTAATATCCTGCCCCATGGATCTGCGGATGGTGGCGGTTATTTTTTTATCCCAGAGATACTTTTCAAACGCCAGCACCTTATCTCTGGCCGGAGCCTTATAGAGCGGCTTGTCGCCGGGATTGTAAGCAATCAGATTAACCTTGCAGCGACGGTGCCCGAGTAATTTCACCAATTGTCTGGCGTGTTCAATGGAATCATTCACCCCGCCGAGGAGCAGGTATTCGTAAGTTACCTTTTCCCGGGGCTTGAGCGGAAAACGGTCCATGGCGGCCAGCAGATCTTCAATATGTGTCTTGGCCGCTTTGGGCATGATCTTCTCACGCAGTTCCTGAGTGGGCGCATGCAGCGATATGGCAGGAAGAGTAAGCCCGGTTTCACCCAGTTCTTCAAGCTGCTTGACGAAACCGACGGAAGAAACTGTTATCCGCCGGGGCACAAAGGAAAGTCCGTCGGGATTATTCAGGTTACGCAAAGTACGTATGAGATTATCAAGGTTGAGCAAAGGTTCGCCCATACCCATGAAAACCAGATTTTTGAGCGGATCAAGACCGTTTTCCCGCAGATATTTGCGACCAGCCAGAACCTGCCCAAGCATTTCGGACATACTCATGTTGCGTTCAAAGCCCATCAGCCCGGTATTACAGAAGGTGCAACCCATAGCACAGCCGACCTGAGTAGACAGGCACTGGGTGTAACGCCCTTCCATGGGGATAAGCACGGTTTCCACCAATGCTCCGTCATTCAGCCTTAAGAGAAGCTTGATCGTTCCGTCTTTACTGGTCTGAACCACGTCCACCTGCGGATGGTTGATAACCGCCTTGCTCTTCAGGTCTTCACGCAAATTTTTAGCGAGGTTGGTCATGGAGTCGAAATCCGCAACCCCCTTCTGCCAGAGCCACTGCCAGATCTGATCGGTGCGGAAACGCGGTGCCTTAAGTTCCTGCGAGACAAATGTTTCAAGCTCGCTGTATTCCAAATCAAGTATATCTATCATTATTTCATTTTACCCGGATTAAAACGGACAATATAAATCTTGGTTGCCACCCATTTAATAGTCAACAATTCCATTTCCTCTACTTCCACAAAATCTTTTACCATTGGCGGCAGAGAATCAATGAAAGGTTTCAGTTGATAATAATCAATGGACGAAAGCAGCAGCACCGCATTCTTGAATTCGGTGTTCTTCAGATACTGATAAACGGGGTATTTTTCCGCGTCCGGATGTTCTTGTTTAAAAAGATCAGCAGCGATATCCGGAGTAGCTAGAACCTGCATCAGGTCGCCGGAACGCGCTTCGGAACCGAGCGAGTACATGCAGCTTTCATCCTTGGCAAGCTTTTTAAGGTAATAGACCACATCCGGAAACAGCTTGATAAAGAAAGGACGGTGCAGAACGAGCGTGCTTTCATCTGAAAATTCACTAAGCCTGTCAGTAACGGCCTGTGCGAGTATGGGCATGGGCCTGTTCTCGGTCAGGGAGTTATAGGAAGGCAGAGCCCGATAATAAAAAGGCATTATCGCTGTGATGGCCAGAGAACCCACTAGAATATGAAGTGCAGGGCGTTCCGACTGCTTGATGCTCACAACCAAAAGCACAAGAAAAAAGGCTCCTAGAGCAATAAAAAACGGAAACATCAATTCCATGTACTGGCCTACAGGCACCCGGTCCGCAAGGTTGACCGATACACTCATTGATTTGAAAGAGCGGTAACCAAGCATAGCCGCCATGGATAAAATCCAGACAAACCCCATTTCGAAAAGGGTGCGATACATCTTATCCCGCTTTGCATTGACCAACCAGTCGCAGACCAGAATGGAAAGGACAGGCAGCACCGGAAGCATGTAGCGGTTCGATTTCAGTTTGAAAAGCAGGGTAAATACCAGCAGATAAACCAGAAAAACGCAGGCCATAAACACATATTTTTCGTTAAACTTTTCCCGGACAGAACGCCAGATGCCGTAAACAGTCCCGAATACGTATCCACCCCACGGGAAGAAAATCACGGTCAGGGTATCAAAGTAAGGGTCTAGGCTGCCCAGCTTGCTAGCCAGCTTAGAACTTGTAGAAGCGGTGTTATGAAAAAACTGGCCCACTAAACCTTGAGTGTAATCAAATCCGCTGCTCAGCCATGCAAAATACAACCAAAGAAAAAAGGGAACACACCCGGCAAGGAACCATAAAAGCAGAATATTGCGTTCCTTCCACTTGGCCGCAACGAGCCCTTTTATATTGAACGCGGAAAGAAAAGAAACAGGCTCCCCTGCTTCATGTTTTCGGCTCACGTTGTGGCGAATTCCAACTGCCAGCGCAAACCCGGCCATAGGTAAAAAAGCGAAAGGCCCCTTTGCCAGTACTCCCAGAGCGGTTAGAATCGCCCCGCCAAAGGCCACGCGATATCTTCTGTCACCAAGGTAATACAGCATATAAAAATACGTAGCCCAAGTGACGCAGCAGGCAAAGACAACATCCACTTTCATCATCACAGCCATGAACTTGAAAAGGACGGAACTCTGCAGGATCACCCCGGCCAAAAGACCGGTGGCAGGACCAAATAATTTGCGGCCGCTTAGAGCTGTGCCCAGCACCATGAGAACGGAACAGATGATTGTAGGCAAACGCAGCAAACCAAGAGTACCGGAACCGAAGTTCCTCAGTGAGGAAAGCCATGCAAAAGGATACATAACCCAATAAGTAAGCGGGGGTTTCTCCATTCGTGGAATGCCGTCAAACATCGGAGCCAGCAGATTACCGCTGTGGAACATCTCATAAACCGCGCGGGCATACTTGGGTTCATCAATGTCGTAAAAATAATTCAGCCATGTTCCGTAAAAAGAAACCGTAGCGGAAAAGATAAGGAGTAAACCGAGCAGCAGAAGCCAGTTTTTGCGGCAAAATCCGTTTATGTCAGATTCGTATTTATTTTCCATATGATGTAATCCAATTGCTATTGTTTTTCCTGTGCAAAACTATATAAGCCCTGCAAGTGCTACCCACTACCAGAGATCGCCCGGCAAGTCGAAACCCTGGGGACTGGATTAAATGAACGTGATAGGATACTAATTTAACATATCCTACTTAAATTTATCATGAGGCTGCGATGCGTTTTTCATTATTGGCAAGACTACTTTTTCTAGCGGTTATTTTTTTCATGCAGCCCGCAGCGGCCAAAGCCTCTCCTCCGCTCTTAGCAATCGGCAGTTTCCTTACCCCTTCCGGTATACCTTCCACTGAATTCAGAAATTTTGTTGAACAAAAATTAATTGAATCGGGCTTTAGCTGCGCTAATTGCACTGAAGATCACCGGAAATCAAGATACTCCCTTTCCGGTCTGATGGTAAAAAATGATAAAGGAACATCTTTCTCTGCCCTGCTGACCGATAATTTCCATCTGGAACCAGATGTTTTTATTAAAGGTAAACAGATGGGAGGCATCTCATCGGAACCTGCGGCGGCAAAGCTCGCCGATTCAGCTGCAAAACTCATTGCAAACCAGTCTGTTGCTTCTATTGAAGTTAACGGTGACTCCCGGCTGACTCCCAACGCAGTCATGGCTTTGGCCCAGATTGTGCCCGGAGAAAAAGCCACCCCGCAAAAAATTATTGCCGGACGGATAATTCTTGAAAATTGCGGACTCTTTGAAAAATCCAGAATCTACCTGACTCCGGACCCGGAAGGCCGCAAAGTAAAAATTTCCGTAACCGAAAGGGAATCAATTGTCCCGGGAACAATGCCCGGACCTGGTAAAGTCATGCTGGATAATATCCTTGGCCCTCCGAATGCCGATCTTCCCGAATTTCCAGCCGTTCCCGACGCAAAATTCACTGAATTACATAATGGAACAAGCGCCGGATATCTGGCCTACAGGGCCGAGGACATCATCGCCCGCTTCAGTCATGAGGAACAGGATTTCGGTGTGGAAGATGTAAAAGAACTGGTCGCTGTTGCAAATGCGATCAGGAACAAAATAACCCGCAATGATTCACCTTGCCGGGACATGTGCATAATCATGCTGAAAATGTGTTCCATGCTGGATTCTAAAACCATCCACACCATTACGGAAGAATTACGATCGGGCATGGAATTGAATACTGCGGGTTCAGACTCACTGGAAAATAATCTGCAACGCATTGAATTCTTGACACAAGCCTACAGCTCTGCACGGGAAGCACAGCTTATACTGACTTCCCGGATATTCCATGACCGAATTCATTCCCCGGTGGTCCCCTGGATTCTGTTTTCATTAGGCCAGCAGGATCTCAAAGCAGAAGACATTACCCGAGCCGCTCCTCTGCTGAACGGTGCGATCTCTGTTTCTTCTTTGCCGGTATCCCCGGAAATGCTACTGACCGCTGCCAAAGCACAATACAGCAACCTTGACTGTGAAGCAGGTTCCGCCGCCACCGCGCAGCTGAAACCACTGCTGGCCGACCCTGATCTGGACAACGAACTGCGCAGGCAGATTCAATCCCTGTCCCGACTGGACGGACTGTGCGATACGGCCACCTCCATCACGGACAAAGACAGCTTCGAACGGCAACTTCAAAAGGGAGACGCGCTCATCCTTCTGGACAGACCCGATCTGGCTGAGCCTATTTTCCACAAATTGCATGGCATAGAACCCGATGACGCACGCCCTTTCACGGGATTCGCCCGTCTTGCATTCCAGCGTACGGACAACCTGCTTTCAGTACGCCCCTATCTGGAGCGGGCCGAACACCTGCGCAACAAGGACCGTTATTTTTATGAACTGGCCCTTGCCTATAAGATTGAACGCATTACCGAGGAAGCCCTGCCGACAATAAAAATTAACGGTCGCAACTCCGAAGAAGCATCAGCAACCAGATTCCTGCTGCCCAAGACTCTTGAATACGCTGCCGGATATGAAAAATACAACCCTGCACAGGCAAATTTGATTAAAGCCGGGGTCAATGTGCTGGGAGAATGGCTGGCTTATCCTGTCATGACCGCAGAAGAAGCTTTCCAGAGCATGTTTGAACTGAGTCAGGGCCTTGAAAAAGAAATGGGAGAGCTTCAGGAAATACTTTCAGCGGAATTATATTTTTCCAGCTTCGCAGCCGACAAAGAAGAAGCGGACAGGCTCATATCCCGTCCCCTATCAGTAAAATCAGAACTTGAAACCAGATTCCTGCAATTGAACCTACTGATCCGCGAAATGGCTTTAAACCCATGCCCGGAAATTTTCAATGCATTGAAGCAGGCAGGCAAATCAAGCTTCTCTGATGCCACAAACAGGGAAAAAGCTGTAATCCTGAAAGCAGACGCTCTGGCAATAGCTGGCTTGTACAGCAATTCAACCGAAACACTGGAACGTGCAGGATCGCTTTATACACTTGCTTTAGATTTAAACAGCGCCAACAAAGGCAGGGTGCTCAACAATCTGGCATGCGTAAACCTTGCACTTGGCCGAATAGGCGAAGCGGATGATCTATATGATGAAGCCGTGGACATTTCCCCGGAAAAACCGGAAGTAGTTGAACTGGGGAAAATATTATCTTCTCTTTCAGGAGATGAAAGGCAAACGGCGCTTGATGAATTTGCAAAAAGAACTCATTGGACCATCAGCGGAAAAAAATCCGCAGGAGAGACCGCAGAGTCTTACGTCAGCAACGCCACTTCAGAAGAAATCCCTCAAAGGATGGACACTGTCCTGCTAGACGAAAAAAGAAGTATTTCAAGCGGGTACGACAACTACATCGGTCTGTGGATAAACTTTAACTACAACAGCAACATATGGTTATTGCCATCTTTACCGAACCTGAACATCCAGCCGCGTTAATCAGGAGCAGTCTTAATCAAGGGATTCAAGCGTCATCTCCAGCTCTTCGGCCATAAGTCGCAAAGGCTCGACACCGCCTGTAATACGCATGATCTCAATCAGAGTTTCGGCACCTAGTTTGGCTTTTCTATCTTCAGGATTAGCCTCACGGGCAAGGGTCTTGGGAGATTTGCCAAGCTTTTCAGCCAGCTCCTCCAATGAGACCGGTCCGTTGAGAACCAGATCCTGAATAGCTTTTTCAACTTTTTCTGACATTGTTATTTAACCTACTGCATTAATCGATTTTTTGATCTAGTCAGATCTATTAAACCAAAACCGAAATCCATTCAACGAAATTGCATCCGGTTTTCTGAGTGCTAAGATTATTTTAAATATCATATATAGTTATTGTTAACAGCTCAACATTGTCACAACATTGTAACAATGCCACATACAGCTAAAAACCACACATCGCAAACATCTCCTTTACTTTCAAACACTTAAATAGCAAAACAACTTTTGTAACAAAACTTGACCTAACTGTGTTAACATGCTTGTTACTCCCCTGTGACAAAAAGGTAGATCTATTTCTGTTCAGGAGCATCCTCAGGGAGGACTTTTTTTTGCCTAAACAATCACTGCATATGAGAATTCTGCTCTGGGGCTGGGGTATAATGTTATGCACCCTGCTGCTGACCTTCTGGTTTTACTATGGCACCGTCTCAGATGAGTTGACCGCCTCCAGCCGGCAGAATACTTCCCGACTTCTGAATTATGTACGTTGGAAAATCAGTCACTCCCCGATAAAACCAGGTTCTACAGATTTTCAACATGAAATCAACGAACTCGGATCACATCTCAATATCCGCATTACATATATTAAAAACGGTAAGGTCCTAGCAGATTCCAAAGTGAAGGCCGCCCGGATTCCTGAACTTGATGACCACTCCAACCGCCCGGAGGTTCTCGCTGCCGAAGCCAGTGGAACCGGTAAGAATATCCGCTACAGTAAAACCCTTCAGACGCGCATGCTCTATGTCGCGCAGGTTATGAATGAACAAGGGGAATTCCTGCGTCTGGCTATGCCCTACTCAGTGATCAGCGAAAGGCTGGACAAGGTAATGCTCCATGTCACTGTCCTGCTGGTGCTGCTCGCTTTAGGGGCAGCCATTCTACTGGTATTTGTGGGTAAACGGACCACCGCCGCAGTCAAGGAGGTCTCCGCCACGGCGCAAGCCATCGGAGAAGGTGACTACAGTAAGCGTATACGGGTCATCCCCGGAGGCGAATACGAGCCCATGGCCGAATCCATCAACACCATGGCCAAAAAGATACAGGGCCATATCCGTATTATAGAGGATCAGCGCAACCAGCTTGACGCCATGTTTGAAAACATGACCGAAGGGATTATGGTCCTTGATCCGCAAGGAAAAATTGAATCGGTCAATAAATCAATGACCGAATTGATCCCTGACACACAGAATTTCATCGGCCGTGCCCCCCTTGAGGTCATGACCAAACATGAAATTCAGGACGCAGTGGATAAAATCATCAGGCACGACAGCGAAAAGGATTCTGATTCACTCATTGTCGATCTCGCTGACGGGCGCTCCATGAATGTGACCGTATGTTCCTACAGGGATTACAAAAATCGTCGCAAACTTATTCTGGTTTTCCATGATATAAGTGAAGTAAGGCGTATAGAAAAAATCCTTCGTGACTTTGTTTCCAACGCCTCCCACCAGCTGCGCACACCATTGACCAGCATTAAAGGCTATTCGGAAACTCTGATTGACAACCCGCCCCAAGATCAAAAAATTCTGACAAATTTTCTTAAAACAATCCGTGATAACGCTGACCATATGTCTAAGGTCATCACCGGAATGTTTGCCCTTGCCCGCAGTGAGTATTCTGGGAAAAAACTGCGTGCGAGACCTACAAACCTGCAAAAAAGCATTGCTTTGAGCACGGCAAACCTCCAGAATCTCGCGGAAAACAAAAACATAAAATTGAGTAAAGAGGAAATTCCGCTGATTCATGTCACCGGAACCAGCGAAGGTCTGGTCCAGATTTTCGACAACCTCATTGAAAACGCTATCAAATACGCTCCCGAGCACACTGAAGTTGCTGTCCAGGCTGAAATTGACGCAGACTTTGCTATAATCAAAGTCGTCGATGAAGGTCCGGGCATAGCACGAGCGGACAGGGAACGCATTTTTGAAAGATTTTTTAAATTGGATGAAAACGCTGTAGGACATGGCAGTTCCGGTCTGGGACTGGCCCTGTGCCGCAGCCTTGCAAGAAACTTCAACGGCGACATCTGGGTGGAAAGCCCGGTTGACGCGGCAACGGGTACCGGATCTTCATTCTGTGTGAAACTCCCGGTAACAGCTGAACAAGCTTATGAGTCCGGGCAGGACTCATAATAAGGGGATTATCTTTAATGGATATTTACGATCTGTTTTTTTACATGTCCCTGTTTGCTGGATTCATGATGGCTTTCAATCTAGGCGCTAACGACGTGGCCAACTCCATGGCCTCCGCAGTAGGCGCCAAAGCTATCACAATTCGGCAGGCAGTATTCATCGCAGGGACCCTGAACTTTGCGGGAGCTGTTTTCCTCGGCTCGCATGTAACCGCAACGGTCAGCAAAGGAATCATCAACCCGGCGGCTATAGCCGATCCTAAAATCATCATGATCGGCATGTTCTCGGCATTGCTGGCTGCAGGATTATGGGTATTAATCTCGACGCTAACGGCCCTGCCGGTATCCTCCACCCACTCCATCGTGGGAGCCATTCTGGGTTTCGGACTCGTGGCCGGCGGACCGGACGTGGTCAATTGGCTGAAAATGGTCGGAATTGTGATGTCATGGATTATCTCTCCGTTTTTCGCAGCCATCATCGCCTATGCAATTTTCACCCATATCAGGAAAACCATCCTTTTTAAAAAGGACTTCATCTATCAGGCTAAAAAATGGGCTCCTATCTGGATGGGACTTACAGTCTTGCTGATTTCCCTTTCTTTCCTGTATAAGACTCCCATAGGAAAAAGTCTGAAGCTACCTTTTCTGGGTTCTCTGGCTCTCGGGTTTGGAATCGCCGCCGCGGTCTGGTTCGCCGGCCGTC is a window of Maridesulfovibrio sp. DNA encoding:
- a CDS encoding phage regulatory CII family protein: MSEKVEKAIQDLVLNGPVSLEELAEKLGKSPKTLAREANPEDRKAKLGAETLIEIMRITGGVEPLRLMAEELEMTLESLD
- a CDS encoding glycosyltransferase family 39 protein, which codes for MENKYESDINGFCRKNWLLLLGLLLIFSATVSFYGTWLNYFYDIDEPKYARAVYEMFHSGNLLAPMFDGIPRMEKPPLTYWVMYPFAWLSSLRNFGSGTLGLLRLPTIICSVLMVLGTALSGRKLFGPATGLLAGVILQSSVLFKFMAVMMKVDVVFACCVTWATYFYMLYYLGDRRYRVAFGGAILTALGVLAKGPFAFLPMAGFALAVGIRHNVSRKHEAGEPVSFLSAFNIKGLVAAKWKERNILLLWFLAGCVPFFLWLYFAWLSSGFDYTQGLVGQFFHNTASTSSKLASKLGSLDPYFDTLTVIFFPWGGYVFGTVYGIWRSVREKFNEKYVFMACVFLVYLLVFTLLFKLKSNRYMLPVLPVLSILVCDWLVNAKRDKMYRTLFEMGFVWILSMAAMLGYRSFKSMSVSVNLADRVPVGQYMELMFPFFIALGAFFLVLLVVSIKQSERPALHILVGSLAITAIMPFYYRALPSYNSLTENRPMPILAQAVTDRLSEFSDESTLVLHRPFFIKLFPDVVYYLKKLAKDESCMYSLGSEARSGDLMQVLATPDIAADLFKQEHPDAEKYPVYQYLKNTEFKNAVLLLSSIDYYQLKPFIDSLPPMVKDFVEVEEMELLTIKWVATKIYIVRFNPGKMK
- the rlmN gene encoding 23S rRNA (adenine(2503)-C(2))-methyltransferase RlmN codes for the protein MIDILDLEYSELETFVSQELKAPRFRTDQIWQWLWQKGVADFDSMTNLAKNLREDLKSKAVINHPQVDVVQTSKDGTIKLLLRLNDGALVETVLIPMEGRYTQCLSTQVGCAMGCTFCNTGLMGFERNMSMSEMLGQVLAGRKYLRENGLDPLKNLVFMGMGEPLLNLDNLIRTLRNLNNPDGLSFVPRRITVSSVGFVKQLEELGETGLTLPAISLHAPTQELREKIMPKAAKTHIEDLLAAMDRFPLKPREKVTYEYLLLGGVNDSIEHARQLVKLLGHRRCKVNLIAYNPGDKPLYKAPARDKVLAFEKYLWDKKITATIRRSMGQDIKAACGQLKADQQK
- the serB gene encoding phosphoserine phosphatase SerB, which codes for MPEIILIQISGADKPGLTSALTGVLAGYGIDILDIGQSVIHSQLVLGILIRIPPESESAPVLKDIMFKGYELGVNVKFKPTQSDKYMAWVNEQGKPRHIATLVGNKLTGSHISRITKIIADNGLNIDMIHRLSGRIPMNGEPAPRHACVEFSVRGIPEDLDRMRSNFLEMAAEDQVDIALQEDNVFRRNRRLVAFDMDSTLIQTEVIDELARAAGSGEKVSRITESAMRGEIDFKESLRQRLATLKGLDESVMEEIARRLPITEGAERLITNLKKFGYKTAIISGGFTYFGEKLQEKLGVDYVYANRLEIKDGKLTGGVIGDIVDGAKKAELLCKIAEKEKISLQQSIAVGDGANDLPMLSIAGLGIAFHAKPKVKQDARQSISHFGLDSILYLIGLRDRDTD
- a CDS encoding tetratricopeptide repeat protein, which gives rise to MRFSLLARLLFLAVIFFMQPAAAKASPPLLAIGSFLTPSGIPSTEFRNFVEQKLIESGFSCANCTEDHRKSRYSLSGLMVKNDKGTSFSALLTDNFHLEPDVFIKGKQMGGISSEPAAAKLADSAAKLIANQSVASIEVNGDSRLTPNAVMALAQIVPGEKATPQKIIAGRIILENCGLFEKSRIYLTPDPEGRKVKISVTERESIVPGTMPGPGKVMLDNILGPPNADLPEFPAVPDAKFTELHNGTSAGYLAYRAEDIIARFSHEEQDFGVEDVKELVAVANAIRNKITRNDSPCRDMCIIMLKMCSMLDSKTIHTITEELRSGMELNTAGSDSLENNLQRIEFLTQAYSSAREAQLILTSRIFHDRIHSPVVPWILFSLGQQDLKAEDITRAAPLLNGAISVSSLPVSPEMLLTAAKAQYSNLDCEAGSAATAQLKPLLADPDLDNELRRQIQSLSRLDGLCDTATSITDKDSFERQLQKGDALILLDRPDLAEPIFHKLHGIEPDDARPFTGFARLAFQRTDNLLSVRPYLERAEHLRNKDRYFYELALAYKIERITEEALPTIKINGRNSEEASATRFLLPKTLEYAAGYEKYNPAQANLIKAGVNVLGEWLAYPVMTAEEAFQSMFELSQGLEKEMGELQEILSAELYFSSFAADKEEADRLISRPLSVKSELETRFLQLNLLIREMALNPCPEIFNALKQAGKSSFSDATNREKAVILKADALAIAGLYSNSTETLERAGSLYTLALDLNSANKGRVLNNLACVNLALGRIGEADDLYDEAVDISPEKPEVVELGKILSSLSGDERQTALDEFAKRTHWTISGKKSAGETAESYVSNATSEEIPQRMDTVLLDEKRSISSGYDNYIGLWINFNYNSNIWLLPSLPNLNIQPR
- a CDS encoding S24 family peptidase; protein product: MSKWFDESLERIKKATGTRTQVQLAEILNIRQSSISDAKRRSSIPAEWFIKLYRTHGLNPEWLSDGIEPVYLKPGKGKIAADQILSETTAQYGQVQSRGRIVPVSSMAGEDVGADSWKPQQVSELSIPETYYRSSLVVLKAEGSSMEPSIRREAFVGIDDSQKRLMAGDIYAVHVPYQGVVIRRVFFDPENSRFILRPDNEQHPEQYIPVENHEKHVVGRVVWVMQEL
- a CDS encoding HAMP domain-containing sensor histidine kinase gives rise to the protein MSSEKKSVDVFSYEQEGPLGEGFQLPLGPAPDKMHHIQRRIHEKMDDYKDYSFSATEKRALMIFFDLAQEFDSLEDFFAVSTAVPRTLFGLDCRLYLAKGPDEFVPVGRTETRAPVCSSVPLEKIFNAGHLFIPIRGNIELVDQLPFKPAGDVIGCFEFYNMEDLSDHQSLFFEKFVNRVGFQLHSKLLRRKGQEHLVFVRNLVKDVGHNVIVPNMYFKLFYNRLRDRIENIRTLRSEVYRKSVDEVSYELDQLYNGLVLQFNEIHSHYEQTSLFLETLLRRQHFEEGRYIVEKRPCNLLKQIIEPQLERYRSRFEERGIRLDTSMGGVPDQEVRIIADVGLISQVYANLFSNAVKYTREDTMCDGRCDKFTAYGWEVVKDYFKNGWDGLKLNVFTTGPHLPEENRSKLFQPGFRSENVGSEYGSGHGLFFVRQVVELHGGEVGYEPQDGGNNFYFILPLGDN